The Lewinellaceae bacterium DNA window CCGGTATCAGGACGTATTCCGATCCGTCATTTTCGGTGACATCTTTTAATACGATCGGGTGATTGTGCCCGCCATCCGTGGATAGCAGTATCCGTACCTTCTGACAGTTGACCTGACTATTATCGGTATTGGCGACATCCCAGGTAACCAGCTGGTATTGATTGTTCTCCCAGGTAGCCCCGGAGCCGGGGCCTGTGACGCGGAAGGGACCTGCATTGCCATCCACTTTAAAGCTCAGCTCCTGCCAGGATGCCAGTCCACCTCCGGCATGATTGTCCCGCACGGTAAGTCGGAATTTCAAATTCCTTGAATAATCCGGCAATACTTCCGTCTTGGAACTTAAGCCAAGCAAATAATTGGTGAGATTGGGTAATGTTCTGACCGGGTCACTTGTCGGTGGGTACGAGCGGAATGCCGGCGCATCCCCTTTAGGTTCACCGAGCGCAGATTGGGGACCCAAATTGTATTCCTCCCAGCAATAGGTCAGGTCACTGTCTTCATTATCCGTGGCTTCACCGCGCAGTTGAAACGGTGTAGACTTGGGGATATGGGTAAAGCCAATGTCCAGAATGCTGACCTGGGGTGATGTGTTGCTGATAGGAGCGGTACTTCCGCAGGTGGCGCCGATACCCTGCCTGGTAAACGTGATGATTTGATTCAGTGCAATGTTGTGGTAGTAGTCCTCATTTCTTGATGCAACATAGTTGGATCCGCAGTTGCTGGCGCCGGCATAACACATGATGGTAGATCCGCTCCCGGGTTCGTATGCAGTTTCCGAAGACTCATTTTCCCCGTCACAAAAGTTGAATGAATGGGTCGCATTCAGCTGATGTCCCATTTCGTGGGCAACGATCAGGTAAAAAAGGCTGTTGCTGTAAGCGCCGAAGGTACTTGAAGTGGCATTCGCCTTGCCGGCAGTACAGACCGTACCCAGAAATGCAACACCACCGGCATTGGTCCCGAATACATGTCCGATGTCGTAGTTGTTGGTATTGATCACAGCATTGATGGCAAATGGCGCCTGAAGCAGCAGGGAATCGGGTGAACCATTGGTGAAGGGATCCGTCTGCGGATTCAGGAAGAACAATTGATCGGTGCCATCGACCAGCTGTAGGTTGATGGACAGATCTCTTTCCATGACTGCATTGACCTTGGTGATAATGGAAACCACTTCCGTCATGACTGAAGTGCGGGTGTTACCGTATTTAGCAGAGAATTCACCGGTGGTTGCAACTGCCAGCCGGTAGGTACGCAGAACCTGGTCCGCCAGCGGGTCCCTTGTTTCCAGAACGTCCTCAGCGTGATGAAATCCGGTAGTTTTTCCACCCTGTCCATCAAGCACGGTACAGGGAAAAGTTTCTCCAGAACCCATCCAGGCCGAAAGTTTCCCCAGGCTGGCAGATCTCGTATCGCCTTCCAGCAGCTGGGTTATGGTGCCATCATCCAGATAGGCACTAAACTGATTTGGAGTGATGACACAATGGAGTGTCATGGACCCGCTCTTGCCCAGATAGGTACGGATGTCCGGATATTTTTTGGCCAATTCCGGAGCTAAAACTGCTGTTTGTTGCAGTTGAAAACGGGTAGTTGAATGTTCCGTAGGCAGAATAAGTTCCGGTGCCGGAGAATTTTGGATCCATGACCACAAACCAGGAAAGTCCACTTTAAAATAGTGCCGGCCAGCCTCGGCATCCTGCGGTAATTCCCTGATATCCAATATGGGCTCGAAAAAATTCTGGGCTGTGCTGGTGGATGGAATGGCAAAGAATACAATCAGGGATAATAGTACAACCGGTCTTGGCATGATCGAAAAATTTCTTCGAAGAATCAGGATGTCGTCAAATGGTGTATCGCATGTAACGCGAAAAATAACCCATATGTTTCATATATCCAGCCGGTACACCCCGGAGCTTCGGAAACCCTCCCGGGTAACAGAAATGGATTGATTTTTGAAATACATGAATATACAATTCGGACCAGGAGCGTGAATAGCTTAAAAGTTAAAGTTAAAGGATTATAATACAATATTTTATAAGTTATAAAATATCGTTATATATTTGTTTTGCAACCCGTGGACGACCGGATTCATCCCGAAACAGCTGCCAGTAAAATTCTCTTCCGCCATCTTAACAAAATAAAGGATGAGTCAGACAACCATGGTACCGTCAAAACATATATCTTTGCTTTTCCCCTCCGGATCTGGAATCCGGATTCTAAGGTGTTGTTGGAACGCACATATATCCTTAATTGATGTCAGCGCAATCGCTAAGCCTATGAAGAGATGTGTACTTGTTAGCTTAATGATATTGGGCTCAGTATGGGTATTCGCTCAGGAGGCGAGGACCATTGACGGCACCTTGAATAACCCTTATGAACCAAATCTGGGAGCTGCTAACACAACCATGAAGCGCCTGGCTCCCGCGCAATATGCCGACGGTATCGGAGTACCGGTGGATCGCATGAATCCCCGTATTATCAGCAATCTGATGTTTGATCAGACCGATAACATCAACGACCAGAAAGGACTCAGTGCCTTTGTATGGGTGTTTGGCCAATTCATCGATCACGACATTACCCTGGTTCCCGATGAGGAAAATGAAACCCTGATGATCCGGGTACCTGATGGCGATATCATTGGGCCGG harbors:
- a CDS encoding T9SS type A sorting domain-containing protein, encoding MPRPVVLLSLIVFFAIPSTSTAQNFFEPILDIRELPQDAEAGRHYFKVDFPGLWSWIQNSPAPELILPTEHSTTRFQLQQTAVLAPELAKKYPDIRTYLGKSGSMTLHCVITPNQFSAYLDDGTITQLLEGDTRSASLGKLSAWMGSGETFPCTVLDGQGGKTTGFHHAEDVLETRDPLADQVLRTYRLAVATTGEFSAKYGNTRTSVMTEVVSIITKVNAVMERDLSINLQLVDGTDQLFFLNPQTDPFTNGSPDSLLLQAPFAINAVINTNNYDIGHVFGTNAGGVAFLGTVCTAGKANATSSTFGAYSNSLFYLIVAHEMGHQLNATHSFNFCDGENESSETAYEPGSGSTIMCYAGASNCGSNYVASRNEDYYHNIALNQIITFTRQGIGATCGSTAPISNTSPQVSILDIGFTHIPKSTPFQLRGEATDNEDSDLTYCWEEYNLGPQSALGEPKGDAPAFRSYPPTSDPVRTLPNLTNYLLGLSSKTEVLPDYSRNLKFRLTVRDNHAGGGLASWQELSFKVDGNAGPFRVTGPGSGATWENNQYQLVTWDVANTDNSQVNCQKVRILLSTDGGHNHPIVLKDVTENDGSEYVLIPAGIETSAANIKVEAINNVFFNLSPGTFKIQTGTTETWSFGITPNSLDLCIPGSESIVIDTKSSNGFQDPITITWPGQLPEGIMLDADQTTVQPDETINLTLTAAYQTIYQDTSIMLTLQSGNDERTIPVYLHLTPSDFSALALSSPADGATGQSSLPRLTWQTVPDADYYWVEVSNDPGFTSNILQKLSYTNFYDVTSPLSNSSVYYWRITPANSCRSGEPSAASAFQTKTQTCQEYTNSTPVIGGRQAESVIAVPMGIIPTDVNVLNLKGTWQLVGNLTFTLVNPLDSSVILAKGKCSNLSNFDFGFDDQSSTLLSCPLSSQKIFKPENPLSKLNGLPAGGDWKLRITDNGGNSGGSIDQWTLALCFDDVLNPPVLIGSDTLLVMPSISTPLNPDLLTVSDGDQSIGDLQVTLLQEPVKGELRLNNQILAVGSQMTLLQLLDGSSNYTFTSPEAGLDSVVVSIQDGHGGWIPRATIYFRSDAGVAIKHLEELTFQLYPNPAVDRLHLEFTEVLNRPVMVLIDALGRNIWQRAFNESIRSYDVSLTQITPGIYFFLVKTADKSGIKKIMIQAP